Proteins encoded in a region of the uncultured Paludibaculum sp. genome:
- a CDS encoding peptidylprolyl isomerase, which produces MFSALFSTLALAGALAAQTPTPAPAASAPKPARENGLYTTLQITHGGQPMGSIVMKMYETESPITVKNFVDLALGRKLWKDPKTGTRVRRPLYNGLTFHRVIPNFMIQGGDPTGTGMGETDVIKDEFAPTLKFDIPGRLAMANAGPGTGSCQFFITEVPTAHLNGKHTIFGQVVEGQDLVSRIARVPKMGDKPSPAVVIAKVTFERVGPVPPGGIVLAPVPAARPATKAPATKAPATKAPATKAPATKAPATKAPAKK; this is translated from the coding sequence ATGTTCTCAGCCCTTTTTTCGACCCTGGCCCTGGCCGGCGCCCTGGCCGCGCAGACCCCGACTCCGGCTCCGGCCGCTTCCGCCCCCAAGCCCGCCCGTGAAAACGGACTCTACACCACCCTGCAAATCACCCATGGCGGACAACCCATGGGCAGCATCGTGATGAAGATGTACGAAACGGAATCGCCGATCACGGTGAAGAACTTCGTCGACTTGGCGCTCGGCCGCAAGCTGTGGAAGGATCCCAAGACCGGAACGCGCGTCCGCCGCCCCCTGTACAACGGCCTGACGTTCCATCGCGTGATCCCGAATTTCATGATTCAGGGCGGTGACCCCACCGGTACCGGCATGGGCGAGACCGACGTGATCAAGGACGAGTTCGCCCCGACCCTGAAGTTCGACATACCCGGACGGCTGGCCATGGCGAATGCCGGCCCGGGCACCGGTTCGTGCCAGTTCTTCATCACAGAAGTGCCCACGGCGCATCTGAACGGCAAGCACACCATCTTCGGCCAGGTGGTGGAAGGTCAGGATCTGGTGAGCCGCATCGCTCGCGTTCCGAAAATGGGCGACAAGCCGTCGCCAGCGGTGGTCATCGCCAAGGTAACGTTTGAGCGCGTAGGCCCCGTGCCACCCGGCGGCATCGTTCTCGCCCCGGTCCCGGCCGCCAGACCGGCGACGAAGGCGCCCGCGACCAAGGCTCCAGCCACCAAAGCGCCGGCCACGAAGGCACCTGCAACCAAGGCTCCGGCGACAAAGGCGCCCGCCAAGAAGTAA